In Litoreibacter ponti, the genomic stretch CCGGGATCGCTCCGGTGTCGGACGCCACCATTGGCTCGCTCTCCGGCTGGTCGCCCACGGGCATGTTGCTCACCGCGGTCTCCGATACGCCTTGTACGTCATTCCCGCCGTCAAAATTCAGCAGCACCGCCAGCAAGATGACCGCCACGACACCCGCGCCGATGATCATCCAAAAAACTGATCTGCCCGGCGCGTTGCGCTCGCCTTTGATATCCATGCTCGCCATGTTCGTGTCTCCTAAAATGGGTTGATTGGAAAGAGAACGTGGGCAGCGGCGCAGGGGTTCCAGCAGCTTTGGTTCTGAAACAATTCTGCAGCGGGATTCACCAAACAGTGACCGACGAGAGTTGGCGAGGGAACCAACGAGTCCCTACGTAAGTTAGCAAGAAAATAATAAGGAGAGTGATATGAGCAGTTATCACACCGAGGTGCAAAACCTCAACTATAACGCCGCCAACCGCAGCTTTGAGGCGTTGGTGGTGTTCCACGAAGGCGGCGAGACCCGCAAGGTCCCTATCTCCGCCCCACTCCCCATCACAACTGAATTTGAACACGTCGCGACGGTGCTGGTCGCCCGCGCCAAAGCACGACGCGCCAAAGGCACGGCGCGCCTGACCGCGCGCGCACCTGCACTGAAGGAAGGCAAGCTGTTGCACCTCGACAATCTCGTGCGCCAATTCAAGGACGCGATGGGCCTGAGCGATATACCCAACGCCGCTTGACGCAGGCGACACGGGCAGGCAGCTAGGGGCAAATCCATAACTGGAGAACCCCAATGCCCGATGATCGATTAATTGTCGCCTTAGATGTGCCGAACGCCCTCGCCGGCCTCGATCTGGCGGGAAAGTTGGGAGCATCGGTGAATTTCTACAAAATCGGCCTCGGCATGCTGACTGGAGGCGGATTGGCGCTTGCCAACGAGCTGAAGGACGAGCACGGCAAGCGCATTTTCCTCGACATGAAGCTTTTTGATATCGGCGCGACGATCGAGGCGGCGGTGCGCGGACTGGCGCAGTTCGACCTCGATTTCCTCACGGTCCACGGTGACCCCCATGTGGTGCGCGCTGCGATGGAAGGGGCGTCCGGCTCAAGGCTCAAAATACTTGGCGTCTCGATTTTGACGTCCCTCGACCGCGCCGATCTTGATGCAAACTGCATCAAGCCCGGCGATATCCACGACATCACGCTGGAGCGCGCCGCGAAGGCGCTAGAAGCTGGTGCCGATGGTGTTATCGCCTCTCCTCAAGAGGCCGCAAAAATCCGCGCGTTGCCGGAAGCTAAAGGCCGCTTGATCGTAACCCCCGGCGTGAGACCGACAGGCGCAGATCTGGGGGATCAAAAGCGCATCGCCACCCCTGCCCAAGCAATCACAGAAGGGGCCGACCATATCGTTGTCGGTCGTCCGATTTGGCAAGCACCGAACCCGTCCGAGGCCGCGAAAGCCATCCTCGCCGAACTTCCCTGACCGACTTCTCTGAAAAGAAGTGATTGGACCCAGCCGTCCATCTTGGACAACGTGGGGCCTATGTGGCGTTCCTTGGTTCTCATGGCCGCTTTCGGCCTGATCTCTCTTGACCCCGCCCGCGCGGATCTCGTTGAGGTGGACCTTGAGCTTGCGCTGATGGTCGACGCGTCCCGCTCGATGACCGAGCGCGAGCTGGAAATCCAACGCCGCGGCTATGCCGAGGCCTTGCGCTCGCCCCAAGTGCTGCGCGCCGTGCAATCGGGGCTGCTGCAGCGCGTGGCAATGAGCTATATCGAATGGTCCGGCACGCAGCGCGTCGTCGTAGACTGGACCCTGATCGAAACCGCAGAAGATCTGGATGCTTTCGCCTCCAAGCTGGACTGGTGGTTCGACCCCGCATTGCGTCGCACGTCAATCTCCGAGGCGCTTTTGTTCGGCGCGAGCCAGATTGAGACAAACGATTTCGACGGTCTGCGACAGGTGATCGACATCTCTGGCGACGGGCCAAACAATCAAGGTCGCGGCGTCGAGACGGCCCGCAACAGCGTGGTCGCGAAGGGTATCGTGATCAACGGCTTGCCCTTGATGACCGACGAGGGCCTTGGCCGCGCTTGGCATCTCGACGGGCTCGACATCTACTACCGCACTTGCGTGATTGGTGGCCCGGGGGCGTTTGTCATTCCGGTGCTTGATTGGGGCGACTTCGCCGATGCGGTGCGCCGCAAACTGGTGCTCGAGATGGTTGGCCTAACACCCGCCGCCGCAGCGATTCCCGTTCAGGCGTTGGCCCGTGATCCAA encodes the following:
- a CDS encoding DUF1194 domain-containing protein codes for the protein MWRSLVLMAAFGLISLDPARADLVEVDLELALMVDASRSMTERELEIQRRGYAEALRSPQVLRAVQSGLLQRVAMSYIEWSGTQRVVVDWTLIETAEDLDAFASKLDWWFDPALRRTSISEALLFGASQIETNDFDGLRQVIDISGDGPNNQGRGVETARNSVVAKGIVINGLPLMTDEGLGRAWHLDGLDIYYRTCVIGGPGAFVIPVLDWGDFADAVRRKLVLEMVGLTPAAAAIPVQALARDPSDCRIGEKIWEERRRYWDEP
- the pyrF gene encoding orotidine-5'-phosphate decarboxylase; amino-acid sequence: MPDDRLIVALDVPNALAGLDLAGKLGASVNFYKIGLGMLTGGGLALANELKDEHGKRIFLDMKLFDIGATIEAAVRGLAQFDLDFLTVHGDPHVVRAAMEGASGSRLKILGVSILTSLDRADLDANCIKPGDIHDITLERAAKALEAGADGVIASPQEAAKIRALPEAKGRLIVTPGVRPTGADLGDQKRIATPAQAITEGADHIVVGRPIWQAPNPSEAAKAILAELP